The sequence CTGTTCCCCGGGCAGCGCCCCGACCCGCACGGCCAGCCGGAGCAGCCGCCGGATCTTGTCGTCGATCGCCGCCTCCGACACCTCGCCCGCCCGTACCGCCGTGATCAGAGCGTCTCCCCACGGGCCTCCCGGACCAGGCATCGCCAGGTCCTGGCCGGCGCGTCCGGCCGCCGCGGTGGAGCGCACCGCGCCCCAGTCAGACACGACCACCCCGTCGAACCCCCACTCGCCCTTGAGCGGCTCGGTGAGCAGCGGGCTCTCCGACATCGTGGTGCCGTTGACACCGTTGTAGGCCGACATGACCGCCCACACTCCGGCCTCGACGGCCATCTCGAACGGCGCCAGGTAGACCTCGCGGAGGGTCTGCTCGTCGAGGCGCGCGTCGAGGGTGAGCCGCTCGGTCTCGGAGTCGTTGGCGACGTAGTGCTTGGCCGTGGCCGCCACGCCGCCCGACTGCACGCCGCCGATGTAGGCGGCGCCGATCCGGCCGGTCAGCAGGGGGTCTTCGGAGAAGCACTCGAAGTGCCGGCCGCCGAGCGGCGAGCGGTGCAGGTTGAGCGTCGGCGCGAGCAGGACGTCGACCCCCTTGCGCCGGGCCTCGGCCGCCAGCAGGGCGCCCAGCCGCCGGACCAGATCCTCGTCCCAGGTCGCCGCCACGGCGGTGGGCGAGGGGAGTGCCAGGGAGGTGCTCCGCTCGTCCCAGCCCTCGCCGCGCACGCCGACCGGCCCGTCCGAGGTCACCACGGCGCGCAGCCCGATGTCCGGCTCGGCGTGGGTACGCCAGACGGTCGCGCCGGTGAGCAGCCGCACCTTCTGCTCCAGGTCCAGCTTCTCCACCATCCGGCCCAGCTCTTCGTCGGTCACCCGGCACATCCTCTCGCTGCGGGAGAGCGCTCTCCTTCAAGGAACAGGGTTGCCGCCCGGGACGGGGGTGTCAATCTCTCCCGCGCCAGAGAGCGTCTGCCCGAACCCGGACCCGGACCCGGACTCGGACCCGGCCCCGGGCGCAGGCGCGAGGTCGGAGCCGGGCGCGGAGCCGGAGCCGGGCGCGGAGCCGGAGCCGGGCGGACGGGGTCAGGGAAGCTCGAAGTTCTCCGTGAGGGCGGCGCCGCGGTGCGGCTTGTACAGGTCGTAACCGCGCGGGTTGCACTGGAGGCCACCGTTGATGCAGTGGGTGACCAGGGCGTTGAGGATGGCGGGGTTGTCCCACGCGTTGAAGAAGTCGTAGTGCCAGGAGTAGCCGCGGCCGCTGGCCAGCCGCGCCTGGGACAGATCGCCGGACGCCGGGAAGGCGATCTTGAACTCGAGCATCGGCACCGGCACCGGGTGGCCGGCGGAGCAGTAGCCGTTGACGGGGTAGGCCATGTGGCTCTTGTGGTCGGCGCTGTCGAGGTTGACCCCGTCCCAGCAGCTCGGCGCCTGGTAGCGGACGTTCACCTGGCTGCCCGCCGGGCACGAGGTCGGAATGTCCCAACTGTGGGAGATGTCGCCGCACTCGAAGCCCTCGACCGCGCCGGGAGAGTCGCGGAACTGCTCCAGCGTCGCGGTCGGGCTGCCCACGACGAAGCGCAGCCCCTGCGGGAAGGACCGCACCCGCCAGTATTCGAGGATGCCCGACTTGTAGTAGATGACCTGGTTACCGGTCGGCTGGATGAGCTGGCTGCCCTTGTAGAAGCTCGGGAACCAGTAGGCCGACCTGTCGTGGGGGTTGGTGCACGAGGTGCCGCCCCCGAGGAGCGACGACGACGTGCTGCCCGCGTTGGTCGTCGTGTTGCCGACGAAGGTGTGCATGTGCGAGGCGCCCGGCAGGCCGGGGTAGACGATCGGGTCGTCGGGCCGGTTCGCCGTCCACGAGCAGTTGGCCTGGAACTCGTGGTGCGTCACCGCGTCGGTGAACGTCGGGCTCGGGGCCGGGGTGGATCCGATGCCGCCCGTGCCGTAGACCTTGAACTCCCAGAGCGAGTAGCCGTAGCCGCCGGACCGGGTGGTGCCGTACATCCGGACGTAGCGGCCGCTGCCCGAGACGTTGAGGGTCTGGCTGCCGCCGGTGCCGGTCGTGGTCGAGTAGATGTCGGTCCACGACGTGCCGTCGGCCGAGGTCTGGATCTTGAAGGCCCTGCCGTAGGCGCCCTCCCAGTCCAGGACGACCTGGGAGACCGTCGCCGTGGCGCCCAGGTCGACCTGGAGCCATTGCGGGTCGCTGTAGGCGCTGGCCCAGCGGGTGCCGCCGCTGCCGTCGAAGGCGGCCCCGGCGCCGTACCCGCCTCCCTCGACCGAGGAGGCCGACGCGGGCCGGCCCTGCGACAGCAGGGTGTCCGCCGCGGTGGCGGGGGTGATGATCGCCAGGCCGGCGGCGACCAGCGCGGCCAGCGTGGCGGCGACCAGTCCCAGGCGGAACCGGCCTGGACTGCGGGGTGGATGCATGGCGCCTCTCCTTCGAGTGGGGGTTACCGTGGGGGGACGGCAGATGGGAGAGCGCTCTCCCAGTGAGATTGACCGTCCGTGCCGGTGGTTGTCAAGGCGGGTGGCCCTCCGATGTGAAATCCGCTTCACACGCCTGAAACAGGGATCGCGAAGCCTTCCCGCGATCACGGGCCGCGGGCGGCCCGCGCTCCCCGCCGGGATCACCGCGGGTGGCGCGCGGCGGGCCGGGATCACGGGCGGCCCGCGTTCCCGGCCGGGATCACCCCGGGTGGTGCGCGGCAGGGCGCGATCACCATATGCGGCGCGCGGCGGGTCGGGATCACGGGTGGTCCGCGTTCCCGGCCGGGATCACCGCGGGCGGCCCGCGGCAGGGGACGTCAGGACCGGTAGACGCCGAACTCCCACAGGGAGTAGCCCCAGGCGGTCGCGCGCTGGGTGAGGTTCAGCCGCACGTACCTGGCGGACGCGCTGACGTCGATGGTGTCGAATCCGCCGTCACCGGTCGTGGTGGAGTGGACGGTGCTCCAGTCCGAGCCGTTGGCCGAGGTCTGGATCTGGTAGGCCTTGCCGTAGGCGCCCTCCCAGCCGAGCCGGACGCGGTTGACCGGGGTCACCTGGCCGAGGTCGACCTGGAGCCACTGGGCGTCGCTCCACTCGCTCGCCCAGCGGGTGGTGAAGCTGCCGTCGGTGGCCTTGGCGGGCAGGAACGGCCCGCCGTCGCCCGTCGGCTGGTGGGACGACGCGGTGGTCGGTCTGCCGAGCGCCACGTTCGTGCCGCCGACCGGCGGCGGAACGACGCGGAACGACCTCGTCTCGATGCCGACGTTGCCGTGGCCGTCGAAGGCGTAGACGTAGACCTTCCAGACGCCCAGCCGCTCGGGCGCGGTCACCGAGAACCGGCCCGGACCGGTCTGGGTGAACCCGACGTGGCCGAACCCCCTGTTGCCGTTGACGTGCTTGTCGCTGTACATCAGGTTGTAGCGGATCTGATCGTTGTCGGGATCGGAGGCCGTCACCTCGACGGTGAACCGGCCGCCCGCCGGGACGGCGGTCTGCGAGCCGACCGTCATGCCGGTGATCTCCGGGGGCATGTTGCCGGAGGGCAGGCCGGTGTAGGCCTGCCTGAGCGCGTGGTATCCCAGCCGGCGCCAGCCGCCGGTGAAGGTGTTGAGCCACACGCCG comes from Streptosporangium roseum DSM 43021 and encodes:
- a CDS encoding DUF1996 domain-containing protein is translated as MHPPRSPGRFRLGLVAATLAALVAAGLAIITPATAADTLLSQGRPASASSVEGGGYGAGAAFDGSGGTRWASAYSDPQWLQVDLGATATVSQVVLDWEGAYGRAFKIQTSADGTSWTDIYSTTTGTGGSQTLNVSGSGRYVRMYGTTRSGGYGYSLWEFKVYGTGGIGSTPAPSPTFTDAVTHHEFQANCSWTANRPDDPIVYPGLPGASHMHTFVGNTTTNAGSTSSSLLGGGTSCTNPHDRSAYWFPSFYKGSQLIQPTGNQVIYYKSGILEYWRVRSFPQGLRFVVGSPTATLEQFRDSPGAVEGFECGDISHSWDIPTSCPAGSQVNVRYQAPSCWDGVNLDSADHKSHMAYPVNGYCSAGHPVPVPMLEFKIAFPASGDLSQARLASGRGYSWHYDFFNAWDNPAILNALVTHCINGGLQCNPRGYDLYKPHRGAALTENFELP